The region CACCTGGTTGCTGACAAACCGATCCCGGGCACTGGTCTCCTGTCGCTGCCCCGGCGGCTCACCCTCCGACTCCAGGGCGTCGTTGGACTTGTGCATGCCGCTCAGAATGCACTGCTCGAAGAGCGACTTGGACCTGGCATCATCGTCCTCGTCGTCCAGCGAGTCATCCGAACTGTAGTTTGGTTTATCACCATCCTCCGGCTGCTTCTTATCTCCATTTGTCCTGGAAAgagtgctggtgctggtgttGGCCAGACTGGACGTGGTACTGGCTCCACTCGGTTGGGGTCGACAGCTTCCTGCCGCAATGGCCTatcaagaaaaatatatttataattttggaGGATGTAATTCTCTAAGAAGTAACTGTATTTCGGTGAGTCACTTGTTCTTAAGTGTCTTACAATACTTTGTAAAACTATAACCAAACAATTTGTGAATGAAATATACACATTCTCTTGTGAACCATTATCACTGGTCTTACCTGACTGAGTAAATTGCAGTCATCGTCCGAGTCCATGGAGAGTGAGCTCAGCGAGTCACTTTTCTTCGGCGGCAGACGCGGCTCTGCTTCCCCCTGGACAGCGCTGCGTCTGGGAGGAAGCTTGGGGGCCTGCGTCTCCTCAGGATTCCTCAGCGGAAGCTTCGAAACCGGCCCTGCTGTGCAGGATCCCACTGTTAGATGGGAAAGTCCAGAGATGACCGAAAACGTGCAGGGACTGTCCTCCACATAGTACTTGCTCATCTCATCCGACACTGGCAGATAACTGGGCAACGCACTGCCGCCGCAGCGCATTTTCGAGATGGCGTCCTCAGCCGGCATCCGAGTGTCCATGCCGGGCACATCAGCTCGTGGCGCAGGCACTGGCTGCACCTCTTCGTTGGCATTCAAATCGTTAGGTATGGATAGAATAGAAAGATCACTGTTGCTCGGCGCCTTGGAAAGCAGAGCCGGAGTGTCTTCAGTACAATAACTACGTGGAGCATCTCCATTTCCATTAATATCATTCGTACGCTGTTCTCGAACGGCGTTGGCATTGGAGTCATCCAACATGCTCAAATTACTTAGGCTAGTGGCGCAAGAGAAGGCAGCAGGCGTGTGCTCCACATGGAATCTGTTGAGCTTGTCCTCGAACACATTGGCAGGCTTCCGATCAGGTGTCTCCGCGTTACTTTGAGTGGGCATCTTTCTATCCCTCCTCGGCGACTGTGGCATGCTCTGCGTTGGTGAATCCGGCAGCTCCGAGGGAGAGATGACGCCGCTCTGCATTCGGCTGTACTCGCTGATCACGGATCCATTATCCTCGCAGGCAATGGTCTCGTCGTCGCCTACCAGTGAGTCCATTGAGCTGCGGCGGGAAAACATAAGAGGAGTTTCCAGCGCGGAGTCTATGTTTTGTGGCGTATTCCTGTCCAGTGGTCCCAGCTGCGCTACATGTTTTGTTGGTGTCTTCGGCGCCATACATTTTTCCGCTTTCTCCGTCAAGCTGTTAAGGGAGTCGAAGCGACTAAAGCTTCCGGGGGTTCCCTCCTCGCAATAGTTGATCGGTCGCTCTGCAGTTTCCGTCTCCGCTTCGGTGGCCAGTTTCTGCTTGGCTGTTGAAACCGCCACTAGACCCGGACCATTTCGCAGCTCCGTGGCCGAGGAGGACTTGGCCAGCTGCAGCTCATTGCTCCTAATTTCATTGGTCTCCGTCTTTATCTCCGGCTGTGCCGACTGAACGGATCGTCTCTCCTTATATCTAGCACTAAAATCCGTGGGCTGGTCCAAGTCAATTTCAAAGTTCTTACTGCTACTGGGTTTATGCTCCATGTATTTCATGGAATAGTCGATGGGCTGCTCCTCCGTCGGTGTAACTATCTCAAAGGGATTCTTCGCCCCCTCCGACTTGGTTGAGTATTTGGAGTCAGACTTTCCCGAGTAAATGGACTCGCGACTCTCGCACTTTCTGTTCAGGAAACCAGTTGTGCTCACAGTAGAAGGTCGTACCTTTTTCAGCGATCCTGTGGGATTCGAGCTGAGACGCAGAGAGCTGAACCTCCGAGGCAGGGTGCCACCAAGGCCAGACTCTTTGTCCAGGGGAAGGGATCCACCATCCCCATTGGGCATCAGCTCCAGGGTGGCTCTAAAATTCACCAGATTCTTTAAAGCGGAAGCACTGCCCTCGGCAATCATGGAGTTCTTTGAGCTAATCAAAGCGCGCAGCAGGGGAATGGCATTGTGATCGATAAGGTACTGCTGATCCTCGGGGCAGCGCGCCGATAGGTTCCACAAAGTGCCGCAGGAGTTGCTCACCACGGTGAGGCTCTCCGACTTCAACTGCTGCAGCAGAATGGCCAGGCAATTGTGCCGCCGCAGGATTTGGCGGTATGGCTCACACACTGCAATGTGACTTGATACATTTCGCAAGATGCCACCGGCATTTTCGATGATCTTGAGGGTTTTACTCGGACCCTCGTAGCTGAGCATTCCCACCAAGAAGGCCAGTGCTCCGTCCACTGCGCAG is a window of Drosophila biarmipes strain raj3 chromosome 3R, RU_DBia_V1.1, whole genome shotgun sequence DNA encoding:
- the LOC108026341 gene encoding adenomatous polyposis coli homolog, which codes for MTLNESDATRLELTRNFLELSRNPETCTALRSSDCIQLLVQILHANDEGLSTARKYASQALHNIVHNHPEEKERQREVKMLRLLDQILDYCNFLRTQLQSGGEAIADDEDRHPLAAMKLLMKASFDEEHRQTMCELGALKAIPNLVHLDHAVHGPAAGREQCNALRSYGLMALTNLTFGDENVHNKSYLCGQRQFMEVVIAQLNTAPDELLQVLAGVLRNLSWRADKHMKTIFNELGTVTSLARAAMQNKNENTLKAILSALWNLSAHCSTNKAEFCAVDGALAFLVGMLSYEGPSKTLKIIENAGGILRNVSSHIAVCEPYRQILRRHNCLAILLQQLKSESLTVVSNSCGTLWNLSARCPEDQQYLIDHNAIPLLRALISSKNSMIAEGSASALKNLVNFRATLELMPNGDGGSLPLDKESGLGGTLPRRFSSLRLSSNPTGSLKKVRPSTVSTTGFLNRKCESRESIYSGKSDSKYSTKSEGAKNPFEIVTPTEEQPIDYSMKYMEHKPSSSKNFEIDLDQPTDFSARYKERRSVQSAQPEIKTETNEIRSNELQLAKSSSATELRNGPGLVAVSTAKQKLATEAETETAERPINYCEEGTPGSFSRFDSLNSLTEKAEKCMAPKTPTKHVAQLGPLDRNTPQNIDSALETPLMFSRRSSMDSLVGDDETIACEDNGSVISEYSRMQSGVISPSELPDSPTQSMPQSPRRDRKMPTQSNAETPDRKPANVFEDKLNRFHVEHTPAAFSCATSLSNLSMLDDSNANAVREQRTNDINGNGDAPRSYCTEDTPALLSKAPSNSDLSILSIPNDLNANEEVQPVPAPRADVPGMDTRMPAEDAISKMRCGGSALPSYLPVSDEMSKYYVEDSPCTFSVISGLSHLTVGSCTAGPVSKLPLRNPEETQAPKLPPRRSAVQGEAEPRLPPKKSDSLSSLSMDSDDDCNLLSQAIAAGSCRPQPSGASTTSSLANTSTSTLSRTNGDKKQPEDGDKPNYSSDDSLDDEDDDARSKSLFEQCILSGMHKSNDALESEGEPPGQRQETSARDRFVSNQVRQIESMLAGRQH